A single genomic interval of Alistipes sp. ZOR0009 harbors:
- a CDS encoding asparagine synthase-related protein, whose translation MSAVFGVVNKNGRFVDPDSLHVMQSAIAHRATDGKDVWVDGVVGFGHCLLKVYPQQDYEHCPLIAYNCTITADARLDNRNELAALLGIDKTRLIMVSDSEIILLSYKRWGEDCVNHLEGEFAFAIWDADNQKLFVATDHIGFRPLFYYDSPEQFIFCSEIKGIVAVKPFPNYFNEESLVQYFYSKGKSNITYNKDIFALCGGNVLTLQDGKMAYRKYWNLESTGKYNFTKDQDWYDCTREMLYRAVENRLNTDVPIGVTLSGGLDSTSVACILSELLMKKNKPLYTFSSVLPLGHRGIEKDERYYIDLVGKHCSNIIQTYVEAPGVGPLSNLDDAFEIDESFPVSVAYMNYALHSAAMQNQVRTLFNGFGGDFWISWKGHSIVYDLVKKGKYRQGLKIMQQFCAKENESFHKIFRRMYLSQSPYYSFLRSLFKKQNEMEQKMLNDDILKRYHSQIAEKAKTSHADSLVTEVNQGVIGRKVSKFYNRSGFYKMDIGTPLFDKNLYELLIDVPIHCHANNGEKRGLIRTIMDGVIPEEIRLRTDKKAFSPDSAVRLIAQKQEVLNVVNNSNDDLLLDSFLNRSLLKESLCNVRSYEGFPPSFDMNFLFSAKTGISATVLLRLKEKGYIFDLNK comes from the coding sequence ATGAGCGCTGTATTTGGGGTTGTAAATAAAAATGGAAGGTTTGTAGATCCAGATAGCTTACACGTTATGCAATCAGCCATTGCACATCGCGCCACCGATGGGAAGGATGTCTGGGTGGATGGCGTTGTTGGTTTCGGCCATTGCCTACTAAAGGTTTATCCACAGCAGGATTATGAGCATTGTCCGTTAATAGCATATAATTGTACCATAACCGCCGATGCCCGTTTGGATAACCGTAACGAACTTGCTGCGTTGTTGGGAATAGACAAAACTCGGTTAATTATGGTTAGTGACTCCGAGATTATTTTGCTGTCCTATAAACGATGGGGAGAAGACTGCGTTAACCATCTGGAGGGGGAATTTGCCTTTGCCATTTGGGATGCCGACAACCAAAAGCTCTTTGTTGCTACCGACCATATTGGGTTTCGACCACTCTTTTACTATGATTCTCCTGAACAATTCATCTTTTGCAGCGAAATAAAAGGAATCGTGGCCGTAAAACCGTTCCCCAACTATTTTAACGAGGAGAGCCTTGTCCAGTACTTCTACAGTAAGGGTAAGTCAAACATTACCTACAATAAGGATATTTTTGCTTTATGCGGAGGGAATGTGCTTACCTTGCAGGACGGTAAAATGGCCTATCGCAAGTATTGGAACTTAGAATCTACCGGTAAGTACAACTTTACAAAAGACCAAGATTGGTACGACTGCACGCGTGAAATGCTTTACCGCGCTGTAGAGAATCGGTTGAATACAGATGTACCTATAGGGGTAACTTTGAGTGGAGGGCTCGATTCTACAAGCGTTGCCTGTATCCTTTCAGAACTCCTGATGAAGAAAAACAAGCCGCTATATACCTTCTCTTCTGTACTCCCATTAGGCCATAGAGGGATTGAAAAGGACGAACGTTACTATATTGATTTGGTAGGCAAGCACTGTTCCAACATTATTCAAACATATGTGGAGGCACCTGGTGTTGGCCCTTTGTCGAATTTGGATGACGCTTTTGAGATTGATGAATCTTTCCCAGTTTCTGTTGCATACATGAATTATGCTTTACATAGTGCAGCAATGCAAAATCAAGTTCGAACACTATTTAATGGGTTTGGTGGAGATTTTTGGATTTCGTGGAAAGGGCATAGCATTGTTTATGACCTTGTCAAGAAAGGGAAGTATAGGCAGGGATTAAAAATTATGCAGCAGTTTTGTGCGAAGGAAAACGAATCCTTTCATAAAATATTTCGAAGAATGTACCTTTCCCAATCCCCATACTACTCTTTTCTACGATCGCTTTTTAAGAAGCAAAATGAGATGGAGCAAAAAATGCTTAATGATGATATTCTGAAGAGATATCATAGCCAGATAGCTGAAAAGGCAAAAACTAGCCATGCAGACTCGTTGGTAACAGAGGTAAATCAGGGTGTAATTGGCCGAAAGGTGAGCAAGTTTTACAACAGAAGCGGCTTCTATAAAATGGATATAGGAACACCTCTGTTCGATAAAAATTTATACGAATTATTGATAGATGTCCCAATTCACTGTCATGCAAACAATGGAGAGAAAAGAGGATTGATTAGAACCATCATGGATGGAGTAATTCCAGAGGAGATAAGGCTAAGGACTGATAAAAAGGCATTTTCGCCGGATTCTGCCGTGCGATTAATTGCGCAAAAGCAAGAAGTTTTAAATGTAGTCAATAACAGTAATGACGATTTGCTACTTGATAGCTTTCTGAATAGAAGTTTGTTAAAGGAGAGTCTTTGTAATGTAAGAAGCTATGAAGGATTTCCTCCTAGCTTTGATATGAATTTTTTATTCTCGGCTAAAACAGGTATTTCGGCGACTGTTTTACTTCGACTTAAGGAAAAGGGGTACATTTTTGATCTCAATAAATAA